A single Chryseobacterium sp. DNA region contains:
- a CDS encoding polyprenol monophosphomannose synthase, whose protein sequence is MKKLVIIPTYNEKENIENIISAVFALEDDFHILVVDDSSPDGTSEIVKELQKRFSHHLHLSVRHTKDGLGKAYIHGFKWAIENKYDYIFEMDADFSHNPSDLPKLYEACLNADMAIGSRYSRGVNVVNWPMGRVLLSYFASKYVRFILRLPIHDTTAGFVCFSRKVLEEIGLDNVKLKGYGFQIEMKFRAFKKSFRIVEVPIIFTNRILGESKMNGGIIHEAVFGVLNLKWKSIINRL, encoded by the coding sequence ATGAAAAAACTAGTCATTATCCCCACTTATAACGAAAAGGAAAATATTGAAAATATTATTTCCGCGGTTTTCGCATTGGAGGATGACTTTCATATCTTGGTAGTGGATGATTCTTCTCCGGACGGAACATCTGAGATTGTAAAAGAACTGCAGAAAAGATTTTCTCATCATCTGCACTTGTCGGTAAGACATACAAAAGATGGCTTGGGAAAAGCGTATATACACGGTTTTAAATGGGCTATCGAAAACAAATATGATTATATTTTTGAAATGGATGCCGATTTCTCTCACAATCCCAGTGATCTTCCTAAGCTGTATGAAGCCTGTCTTAATGCAGATATGGCCATTGGTTCCCGTTATTCAAGAGGAGTTAATGTGGTCAATTGGCCGATGGGACGAGTCCTGCTTTCCTATTTTGCCTCGAAATATGTAAGATTTATTCTAAGGCTTCCGATTCATGATACGACTGCCGGTTTCGTGTGTTTTTCACGAAAAGTACTGGAAGAGATAGGATTGGATAATGTAAAGCTGAAAGGGTACGGATTTCAGATAGAAATGAAATTCAGAGCTTTTAAGAAAAGCTTCAGAATAGTAGAAGTTCCTATTATATTTACCAATAGGATTTTAGGAGAAAGCAAAATGAACGGAGGAATTATTCATGAGGCTGTTTTTGGAGTATTAAACTTAAAATGGAAATCAATCATTAACAGATTATGA
- a CDS encoding DUF4271 domain-containing protein, with protein sequence MLSSQNFINHVRIPENNDWVVFILLGCIFLYVFMMNIVERDASLKDFLLQKYFDASNNLPSWIITSCVTTLTLSVLISQYVPVVPKYIADLQLLGYQLNKFGYTLLAVLFFYLIKSSLGFLFYQSIGDGKKWTIFYFTSTKFYFILSFLLIILCITHYYFPIDRNKIFLYYFFFFSFVFIFKVFFYLFHKNKILPEKWYYKFLYICTLQIAPLLLLWKLLFF encoded by the coding sequence TTGCTGTCGTCACAAAACTTTATAAATCACGTAAGAATACCTGAGAACAATGATTGGGTAGTTTTTATACTGCTGGGATGCATATTTTTATATGTTTTCATGATGAACATTGTAGAAAGGGATGCCAGCCTGAAGGATTTCCTGCTTCAAAAATATTTTGACGCAAGCAATAACCTGCCGAGCTGGATCATTACCTCATGTGTAACGACCCTTACGCTCTCCGTTTTGATCTCCCAATATGTACCTGTTGTTCCCAAATATATTGCAGATCTACAGCTCCTGGGATACCAGCTTAATAAATTCGGATATACTTTGCTTGCTGTACTGTTTTTTTATTTAATAAAATCTTCTTTGGGGTTTTTATTTTACCAAAGTATAGGAGACGGAAAAAAATGGACCATTTTTTATTTCACCTCCACCAAATTTTACTTCATCCTGTCATTTTTGTTAATAATTCTGTGTATAACCCATTATTACTTCCCTATAGACAGAAATAAAATATTTCTTTACTATTTCTTCTTCTTTTCTTTTGTATTCATTTTCAAAGTATTTTTCTACTTATTTCACAAGAACAAGATTCTTCCGGAGAAATGGTATTATAAATTTTTGTATATTTGCACCCTCCAAATCGCACCATTATTACTGCTTTGGAAATTGTTATTTTTTTAA
- a CDS encoding S9 family peptidase: MKAPQAKKIEKILETHGDRRTDNYFWLNERENPEVIKYLEEENAYEEFIMKDTEELQEELFEEMKARYKKDDESLPYFFNEYWYIVRYEEGKEYPIFCRKHKNLDNQEEIVLDVNILAEGENFFEVGSVAVSPSNELASFSSDKVGRRIYTLNFKNLKTGEILADQIPNTTGKAVWANDNQHIFYIRKDKNLRAFQVYRHQLGTDSSEDVLIFHEEDDTFDVNVFKTKSLHYIFIASSSTISDEHRFIPSDNVFAEWTVIQPRIDDLEYSVEHYEDEFYIITNADDAINFKIVKTKISNCGMENWTDVIPHRAEVLLEGFEIFKDYLVLEEREKGLLQIMIIDEKTKESHYLPFSDPTYTTYIGINLEFDTEVLRYGYTSLTQPSSTYEYNMKEKTTKLLKQQEVLGGKFFSENYISERIWADSRDGKTKVPISLVYHKDTKKSADTPLLLYGYGSYGHTVDASFSNVRLSILDRGFIYAIAHIRGGEYLGREWYEDGKMLFKKNTFFDFIDAGKYLIKENYTSSKHLYAMGGSAGGLLVGAVVNYEPQLFNGIVAQVPFVDVVTTMLDDTIPLTTGEYDEWGNPNDKEYYHYMKEYSPYDNVEAKDYPHMLITTGFHDSQVQYWEPAKWTAKLRELKTDDNVLVFKTDMSSGHGGASGRFESLKEDALEYAFLLKIDKNS, from the coding sequence ATGAAAGCTCCACAAGCAAAAAAAATAGAAAAAATACTAGAAACTCACGGCGACAGAAGGACTGATAATTACTTCTGGCTCAATGAAAGGGAAAATCCTGAGGTCATCAAATATCTTGAAGAAGAAAATGCTTACGAAGAATTCATCATGAAGGACACAGAAGAGCTTCAGGAAGAACTTTTTGAGGAAATGAAGGCGCGCTATAAAAAAGATGATGAATCCCTTCCCTATTTCTTTAATGAATACTGGTATATTGTACGGTATGAAGAAGGTAAAGAATATCCTATCTTCTGCAGAAAGCATAAAAACCTGGACAATCAGGAAGAAATTGTACTTGACGTCAATATTCTGGCAGAAGGTGAAAATTTCTTCGAAGTAGGAAGTGTTGCTGTAAGCCCCAGCAATGAACTGGCTTCCTTTTCTTCAGATAAGGTGGGAAGAAGAATCTACACTTTAAATTTCAAAAATTTAAAGACCGGGGAAATACTGGCAGATCAGATTCCTAACACAACAGGAAAGGCTGTATGGGCCAATGATAACCAACACATCTTTTATATCAGAAAAGATAAAAATCTCCGCGCATTCCAGGTCTACAGACATCAGCTGGGAACGGATTCTTCAGAAGATGTTCTGATTTTCCATGAAGAGGATGATACTTTTGACGTAAATGTCTTTAAAACAAAATCGCTACACTATATTTTCATTGCAAGCTCAAGCACGATTTCTGATGAACACCGTTTCATCCCTTCTGACAATGTCTTTGCGGAATGGACCGTGATTCAGCCCAGAATAGATGATCTTGAATATTCTGTAGAGCATTATGAAGATGAGTTTTATATCATTACCAATGCAGATGACGCCATCAACTTCAAAATTGTAAAAACAAAGATTTCTAACTGTGGGATGGAAAACTGGACTGATGTCATTCCTCATCGTGCTGAAGTCTTATTGGAAGGGTTTGAAATCTTTAAAGATTATCTGGTTCTTGAAGAAAGAGAAAAAGGATTGCTGCAAATCATGATCATCGATGAAAAAACTAAGGAGTCTCATTACCTTCCTTTCTCTGATCCAACATATACTACCTATATCGGAATCAACCTTGAGTTTGACACTGAAGTTTTACGCTACGGTTATACTTCACTGACGCAGCCCAGCTCTACCTATGAATATAATATGAAGGAAAAAACCACAAAACTGCTGAAACAACAGGAGGTTTTAGGTGGAAAATTCTTCTCTGAAAATTATATTTCAGAAAGAATATGGGCAGATTCAAGAGATGGAAAAACAAAAGTTCCGATCTCATTGGTGTATCATAAAGACACCAAAAAATCAGCAGATACTCCACTTCTTCTGTACGGCTACGGAAGTTACGGACATACGGTAGATGCCAGTTTCTCCAATGTGAGATTGTCCATCCTGGACAGAGGCTTTATTTATGCCATTGCCCATATCCGCGGCGGAGAATACCTGGGAAGAGAATGGTATGAGGACGGAAAAATGCTGTTTAAGAAAAATACGTTCTTTGACTTTATTGATGCAGGAAAATATTTGATAAAAGAAAACTACACGTCATCCAAACATCTGTATGCAATGGGAGGAAGCGCCGGAGGTCTTTTAGTGGGCGCTGTTGTCAATTATGAGCCCCAGCTCTTCAACGGCATTGTGGCCCAGGTTCCATTCGTAGATGTGGTAACGACCATGCTGGATGACACCATCCCTTTGACAACAGGAGAATATGATGAATGGGGAAATCCGAACGATAAGGAGTATTATCATTATATGAAAGAATATTCTCCTTATGATAATGTGGAAGCGAAAGATTATCCACACATGCTGATCACCACAGGATTCCACGACTCACAGGTACAATACTGGGAGCCTGCCAAGTGGACCGCCAAATTAAGAGAATTAAAAACTGACGATAATGTTCTCGTCTTTAAAACGGATATGAGTTCCGGACATGGAGGTGCCAGCGGAAGATTTGAATCATTGAAAGAAGACGCTCTTGAATATGCGTTCCTGCTCAAGATCGATAAGAACTCATAG
- a CDS encoding uroporphyrinogen-III synthase, which translates to MRIKSILVSQPAPSESSPYLDIAKKEKIKIDFRPFIHVEGVDNKELRTQKIDLTQYTGIIFTSKNAIDHYFRLAEELRFAVPDTMRYICQSEAIANYLQKHIVYRKRKISFGEKNFSDLLPLFKKFPTEKYLLPSSDVLSPDIVKTLDAANVDWTRAIMYRTVCSDLTDISIKDYDMLIFFSPQGIKSLQQNFPEFKQEETKIGVFGNTTLAAAEEAGLKVDLMAPTKETPSMTMALEKYIKALHK; encoded by the coding sequence ATGAGAATAAAGTCCATATTGGTTTCTCAACCAGCGCCTAGTGAGTCTTCTCCATATTTGGATATCGCGAAGAAGGAAAAAATAAAGATTGATTTCCGTCCTTTTATCCACGTTGAAGGAGTTGACAACAAAGAACTCAGAACACAGAAAATAGATCTGACGCAATACACTGGAATTATCTTTACCAGTAAAAATGCGATTGACCATTATTTCAGACTTGCAGAGGAACTGCGCTTTGCTGTTCCGGATACGATGAGATACATCTGTCAGTCCGAAGCCATTGCCAACTATCTTCAAAAACATATTGTATACCGAAAGAGAAAAATCAGTTTTGGAGAGAAAAACTTCTCAGACCTGCTTCCTCTTTTCAAAAAATTCCCTACAGAAAAATATCTGTTGCCATCTTCAGATGTTTTGAGTCCGGATATTGTAAAAACGTTGGATGCAGCTAATGTAGACTGGACCAGAGCCATTATGTACCGTACAGTATGCAGCGATCTTACCGATATCAGCATTAAAGATTATGACATGCTGATCTTCTTCAGCCCGCAGGGGATCAAATCGCTACAGCAAAACTTCCCGGAATTCAAGCAGGAAGAGACAAAGATCGGAGTTTTTGGAAACACGACCCTGGCTGCTGCAGAAGAAGCTGGATTAAAAGTAGATTTAATGGCGCCTACGAAGGAAACTCCTTCCATGACAATGGCCCTTGAAAAATATATTAAGGCTCTCCATAAATAG
- a CDS encoding DUF4296 domain-containing protein — MKKLIFIFVLVSLFSCNDYIDKPKNLVDQKVMAEIIADLTINEQATFVYQDKNLEAGTRFILKSHHVKPDDFVESFKYYVIKEKMPDIANEAQEILLKKDPKADQYIKNKMKNGGAPSLMKY, encoded by the coding sequence ATGAAAAAGCTGATCTTTATTTTCGTTTTGGTAAGCCTGTTTTCATGCAACGATTATATTGATAAACCGAAGAATCTGGTTGATCAGAAGGTGATGGCTGAAATTATAGCCGACCTTACCATCAATGAACAGGCCACTTTTGTCTATCAGGACAAAAACCTGGAAGCAGGGACGAGATTTATACTTAAATCCCATCATGTAAAACCCGACGACTTTGTTGAAAGTTTTAAATATTATGTGATTAAGGAGAAAATGCCGGATATAGCCAATGAAGCGCAGGAGATTTTATTGAAAAAAGACCCGAAGGCAGATCAATATATAAAGAATAAAATGAAGAATGGAGGAGCACCCTCGCTTATGAAATATTAA
- the tgt gene encoding tRNA guanosine(34) transglycosylase Tgt: protein MKFFNIEKTSEGKARAGEITTDHGKIQTPIFMPVGTVASVKTVHQRELKEDIKAQIILGNTYHLYLRPGMETMQDAGGLHKFMNWDLPILTDSGGFQVFSLASSRKMTEEGARFKSHIDGSYHMFSPERSMEIQRQIGADIFMAFDECTPYPCEYNQAKSSMELTHRWLKRCIDWTNENPELYGHKQRLFPIVQGSTYSDLRKISAEVISEAGAEGNAIGGLSVGEPEEEMYRITDEVTDILPKEKPRYLMGVGTPWNILESIGLGIDMMDCVMPTRNARNAMLFTWQGVMNLKNEKWKRDFSPLDEFGTSFVDKEYSKAYLRHLFVSKEYLAKQIASIHNLAFYLDLVKVAREHIIAGDFYEWKNSVVPVLRQRL from the coding sequence ATGAAATTTTTTAATATAGAAAAAACCTCTGAAGGAAAAGCAAGAGCAGGAGAAATTACTACAGATCACGGGAAAATACAGACTCCCATCTTTATGCCTGTGGGAACAGTAGCGAGCGTAAAGACGGTACATCAGAGAGAATTAAAAGAAGACATTAAAGCCCAGATTATTCTGGGAAATACCTATCACCTGTACCTTCGTCCCGGAATGGAAACCATGCAGGATGCCGGAGGATTACATAAATTCATGAACTGGGATCTTCCTATTCTTACGGATTCAGGAGGTTTTCAGGTGTTCTCATTGGCGAGCAGCAGAAAAATGACGGAAGAAGGAGCGAGATTCAAATCTCATATTGACGGAAGTTATCATATGTTTTCTCCCGAAAGATCAATGGAAATACAAAGACAGATCGGAGCCGATATTTTCATGGCTTTTGACGAATGTACTCCTTACCCTTGTGAATATAACCAGGCAAAATCATCTATGGAGCTCACCCACCGTTGGCTAAAAAGATGTATCGACTGGACCAATGAAAATCCTGAACTGTACGGGCACAAGCAAAGACTTTTCCCAATTGTACAGGGATCCACATATTCCGATTTAAGAAAAATTTCTGCCGAGGTGATTTCTGAAGCCGGTGCCGAAGGAAATGCTATCGGAGGACTTTCCGTGGGAGAGCCCGAAGAAGAAATGTACAGAATTACAGATGAAGTAACGGATATTCTTCCAAAAGAAAAACCAAGATATCTGATGGGAGTAGGAACTCCTTGGAATATTCTGGAATCTATCGGATTAGGAATTGATATGATGGATTGTGTAATGCCTACAAGAAATGCAAGAAATGCGATGCTTTTCACATGGCAGGGGGTAATGAATCTTAAAAATGAAAAATGGAAGCGCGACTTCTCTCCCTTGGATGAATTTGGAACCAGTTTTGTGGATAAAGAATACTCAAAGGCTTACCTTCGTCATTTGTTCGTATCTAAAGAATATCTGGCAAAACAGATCGCTTCCATCCATAATCTTGCCTTTTATCTTGACCTGGTTAAAGTGGCAAGAGAACACATTATTGCCGGTGATTTTTATGAATGGAAAAATTCCGTGGTTCCGGTTCTTAGACAAAGACTGTAA